From a single Clostridium isatidis genomic region:
- a CDS encoding ABC transporter ATP-binding protein, translated as MIKLLKYLKSKDWIFIFISLLFIVCQVWLDLKLPDYMSDITALIQTPNAEMIEIWKAGGKMLVCALGSLIASVIVGYFISGIAAGLSKTLRSNIFRKVESFSMHEINQFSVPSLITRSTNDITQVQMIIAMGLQVLIKAPITAVWALGKISSTSWQWTTATAVAVVALLIVVSGSFLLALPKFKIIQTLTDNLNKVARENLTGIRVVRAYNAEKYQEDKFEKANDEITKTNLFTGRVMGILMPFIQIIMSGLSLSIYWIGAYLINDVSIQNPADVVNRFSVFSDMVVFSSYAIQVVIAFMMLVIVFIMLPRAQVAANRINEVLDTPLTIINGTRKSDEEAQVGEIEFKNVYFKYPDAESSTDYVLENINFKVNKGETIAFIGATGSGKSTLINLIPRFYDVTSGEVLVNGVNVKEYDKNYLTNKIGYVSQRTVMFSGTVESNVSYGDNGKEKLGIDAVKRAVEIAQGKDFVEKLEKQYESEVAQGGTNLSGGQKQRLSIARAIHRDPEIYIFDDSFSALDYRTDKVLRAVLNKETKGKTKLIVAQRIGTIKDADKIVVLDEGKIVGIGKHKELLKTCEVYREIAYSQLSKEELENE; from the coding sequence ATGATAAAACTGTTGAAATATTTAAAGTCAAAGGATTGGATTTTTATTTTTATAAGTTTACTATTTATAGTATGTCAAGTATGGTTAGATTTAAAACTACCTGACTATATGTCAGATATAACAGCTTTAATTCAAACTCCAAATGCCGAAATGATTGAAATTTGGAAGGCTGGAGGCAAAATGCTTGTTTGTGCTTTAGGAAGTTTAATAGCCAGTGTTATAGTTGGATATTTTATTTCAGGTATAGCGGCAGGCCTTTCAAAGACCTTACGTTCTAATATCTTTAGAAAAGTAGAAAGCTTTTCAATGCATGAAATTAATCAGTTTTCAGTTCCAAGCTTAATAACTCGTTCAACAAATGATATAACTCAAGTGCAAATGATAATAGCTATGGGTCTTCAAGTATTAATAAAAGCTCCAATTACAGCTGTTTGGGCCCTAGGTAAAATATCAAGTACGAGTTGGCAATGGACAACAGCAACAGCGGTAGCAGTAGTAGCATTATTAATAGTTGTATCTGGATCATTCTTATTAGCATTACCAAAGTTTAAGATAATTCAAACTTTAACTGATAATTTAAATAAAGTGGCTAGAGAAAATTTAACTGGTATTAGAGTTGTTAGAGCCTATAACGCAGAAAAATATCAAGAAGATAAATTTGAAAAAGCAAACGATGAAATAACAAAGACAAACTTATTCACAGGAAGAGTAATGGGGATACTAATGCCTTTTATTCAAATAATAATGAGCGGTCTTAGTTTATCAATATATTGGATAGGTGCTTACTTAATAAATGATGTATCTATACAGAATCCAGCTGATGTTGTTAATAGATTTTCAGTATTTAGTGATATGGTTGTATTCTCATCTTATGCAATACAAGTTGTTATAGCATTTATGATGCTGGTTATAGTATTTATAATGCTTCCAAGAGCGCAAGTTGCTGCAAATCGTATTAATGAAGTTTTAGATACTCCTCTTACAATAATTAATGGAACTCGTAAATCAGATGAAGAGGCTCAGGTTGGAGAAATTGAATTCAAAAATGTATACTTTAAATATCCTGATGCAGAAAGTTCAACTGATTATGTATTAGAAAATATAAACTTTAAGGTTAATAAGGGAGAAACTATTGCATTTATTGGAGCTACTGGTTCTGGAAAATCAACATTAATTAATTTAATTCCAAGATTTTATGATGTAACTTCAGGAGAAGTATTAGTCAATGGAGTTAATGTTAAAGAATATGATAAAAATTATTTAACAAATAAAATAGGATATGTTTCACAAAGGACAGTAATGTTTAGTGGAACTGTAGAATCAAATGTTTCTTATGGAGATAATGGAAAAGAAAAATTAGGAATAGATGCTGTTAAGAGAGCTGTTGAAATTGCTCAAGGTAAAGACTTTGTTGAAAAACTTGAAAAGCAATATGAAAGTGAAGTAGCTCAAGGAGGAACAAATCTTTCTGGAGGACAAAAACAAAGACTTTCAATAGCTAGAGCTATTCATAGAGATCCAGAAATTTATATTTTTGACGATTCCTTCTCAGCTTTAGACTATAGAACTGATAAAGTTTTAAGAGCAGTCTTAAATAAGGAAACTAAAGGAAAGACTAAACTTATAGTAGCCCAAAGAATAGGAACAATTAAGGATGCTGATAAGATAGTTGTTTTAGATGAAGGAAAGATCGTTGGAATAGGAAAACATAAGGAACTTCTAAAGACTTGTGAGGTATATAGAGAAATAGCATACTCACAACTTTCAAAGGAGGAACTTGAAAATGAGTAA
- a CDS encoding MarR family winged helix-turn-helix transcriptional regulator — MKRNVSIGHEIKVLSNLIKRHICNCHVRGSCGNLTEIQGLIIRYLHSNISKDVFQKDIEEKFTIRRSTVTGVLQSMERNGYIIRETVPYDARLKKIVLTEKAINLHDQVMLEIEEFEKRITRNVSEEELEIFIQILNKFKRNLE; from the coding sequence GTGAAAAGGAATGTATCAATTGGTCATGAAATTAAAGTTCTTTCAAATTTAATAAAAAGACATATATGTAACTGTCATGTTAGGGGGAGCTGCGGAAATCTTACTGAAATACAAGGTTTGATTATAAGATATTTACATAGTAATATATCAAAAGATGTATTTCAAAAGGATATTGAAGAAAAATTTACAATTAGGAGATCTACAGTAACTGGCGTACTTCAATCTATGGAAAGGAATGGCTATATAATAAGAGAAACAGTACCATATGATGCAAGATTAAAGAAAATTGTTTTAACAGAGAAAGCTATTAATTTACATGATCAGGTTATGCTGGAAATAGAGGAATTTGAAAAAAGGATTACCAGAAATGTTTCAGAAGAAGAATTAGAAATTTTTATTCAAATCTTAAATAAATTTAAAAGAAATTTGGAATAA
- a CDS encoding bacteriohemerythrin, translating into MYEMKPEYKTGIDFIDKEHEQLFTIANRAYELLKNEFIPDKYDYIVEVVEELKAYTKYHFEHEEEYMVSKGYKRLLSQKVAHDEFIKKIQSYSTEHIDENQREVLLGLLALINDWLIEHIFRADKLIAEVNQ; encoded by the coding sequence ATGTATGAAATGAAACCAGAGTATAAAACAGGAATTGATTTTATTGATAAAGAACATGAGCAATTATTTACGATTGCAAACAGGGCATATGAATTACTTAAAAATGAATTTATACCAGATAAGTATGACTATATTGTTGAGGTAGTTGAAGAATTAAAGGCTTATACAAAATATCATTTTGAGCATGAAGAAGAATACATGGTATCAAAGGGTTATAAAAGATTATTATCTCAAAAAGTAGCTCATGATGAATTTATTAAGAAAATACAAAGTTATAGTACAGAACATATTGACGAAAATCAAAGAGAAGTTTTACTTGGTTTATTAGCTTTAATAAATGACTGGCTGATTGAACATATATTTAGAGCAGATAAGCTTATTGCTGAAGTTAATCAATAG
- a CDS encoding glycerophosphodiester phosphodiesterase produces MINFAHRGDSINYPENTLLAFKEAIKAGASGIELDVHKTKDNKLVVIHDEDIERTFLGKGLVKNFTLEELKAFKCRRVLFRDNPECHIPTLEEVLDIVKKSNIILNIELKTDEIHYEGIEEDVINLIKKYALNNNVLLSSFNLDSIRICKEIDSNIKTGLLYYKTIENIIEIAKALKADAIHPYLELVNEELIREAHKYNLELNIYTVNDPKYMRMFRNAGVDGLFTDDPKLLKEIIMEK; encoded by the coding sequence ATGATAAATTTTGCTCATAGAGGCGATAGTATTAACTACCCAGAAAATACATTGCTAGCTTTTAAAGAAGCTATTAAAGCAGGCGCTTCAGGTATTGAATTAGATGTTCATAAAACTAAGGATAATAAATTAGTAGTAATACATGATGAGGATATAGAAAGAACATTTTTAGGAAAGGGTTTAGTTAAGAATTTTACTTTAGAAGAACTTAAAGCTTTTAAGTGTAGAAGAGTTTTATTTAGAGATAATCCAGAATGCCATATTCCTACTTTGGAAGAGGTATTAGATATAGTAAAAAAGAGCAATATAATATTAAATATAGAGCTGAAGACAGATGAAATACATTATGAAGGAATTGAGGAGGATGTAATAAATTTAATTAAGAAATATGCTTTAAATAACAATGTGCTTTTATCGAGTTTCAATTTAGATTCAATAAGAATATGCAAAGAAATTGATAGTAATATTAAAACAGGGTTATTATATTATAAAACTATAGAAAATATAATAGAAATTGCAAAAGCTTTAAAGGCAGATGCAATACATCCTTATTTAGAATTAGTTAATGAAGAGCTTATAAGGGAAGCTCACAAGTATAATCTTGAGTTAAATATATATACTGTAAATGATCCTAAGTATATGAGAATGTTTAGGAATGCTGGAGTTGATGGATTATTTACAGATGATCCTAAGTTGCTAAAAGAGATTATTATGGAAAAGTAA
- a CDS encoding zinc-ribbon domain-containing protein — protein MWCMKCGANLPDEARFCFNCGTKVPDLVQKTNYEKEENYYEEFDYVEESENIYIFRKVC, from the coding sequence ATGTGGTGTATGAAGTGTGGCGCAAATCTACCTGATGAAGCAAGATTTTGTTTTAATTGTGGAACAAAGGTTCCAGATCTAGTTCAAAAAACAAACTATGAAAAAGAAGAAAATTATTATGAAGAGTTTGACTATGTAGAAGAAAGTGAAAATATTTATATCTTCAGAAAAGTTTGCTAA
- a CDS encoding DNA alkylation repair protein yields MNIIDTFIQHKNPNNAAPMKAYMKNKFEFLGIKTPLRRELEKPFFKKLDKNSPIDREFVKSLWKEEYREFQYLGVDYLIKEKKKLQQDDIHFIKELIINKSWWDTIDLIASHLVGEICQKYPELIDEYILKWSQDKNIWLRRTAILFQLKYKENTNTEVLEKVILNNNKDNEFFIEKAIGWVLREYSKSNKEWVSNFIVSNNLSKLSIKEGSKYLK; encoded by the coding sequence ATGAACATTATAGATACATTCATACAGCATAAAAATCCTAATAATGCTGCTCCAATGAAGGCATATATGAAGAATAAATTTGAATTCTTAGGTATAAAAACCCCTTTAAGAAGAGAACTTGAAAAGCCCTTCTTTAAAAAACTAGATAAAAATTCTCCTATTGATAGGGAATTTGTAAAATCTTTATGGAAAGAAGAATATCGGGAATTTCAATATCTAGGAGTAGACTATTTAATAAAGGAAAAGAAGAAATTACAACAGGATGATATTCATTTTATTAAAGAACTGATAATAAATAAGTCTTGGTGGGATACTATTGATTTAATTGCCAGTCATTTAGTTGGAGAGATATGTCAAAAATATCCTGAACTTATTGATGAATATATATTAAAATGGAGCCAAGATAAAAATATCTGGTTAAGAAGAACAGCAATACTTTTTCAACTTAAATATAAGGAAAACACAAATACAGAGGTCCTTGAAAAAGTTATATTAAATAATAATAAAGATAATGAATTCTTTATAGAGAAGGCTATAGGCTGGGTCCTTAGGGAATATTCAAAATCAAATAAAGAATGGGTTAGCAATTTTATAGTTTCCAATAATTTAAGTAAATTAAGCATTAAAGAAGGAAGCAAATATCTGAAATAA
- a CDS encoding cell division protein FtsZ: MDKGKMLLVSLGQGAGNIVDGLISKNPRYNGLFINSSLFDIKPLKNADMSKNVYLYPGTDGSGRDRNKSKEMILDNVNAIGTLLSKYLLTEVIVVFTTMAGGTGSGAIKTFIQIAKKVLPKAKINVVAILPSLKEDELSFKNTLECWNDINSIMDLINDVKFVDNNKRNTYREINNEVIESLDLAYNITGIHSEGSIDNRDSLRINTAEGSGLVLKLYDGLMDAKTAVDLAIKNSVFVQPDTYDCDYLGINLKIDGYDPYEVSKLFEVYRSTYITYNNKNNIVVLGGCETPTEAIKLIKMALDDKKKRKLSRNKRRSFIIDLNSDSKDKKEEIDLSNSEFDDLLEDNFVV, encoded by the coding sequence ATGGATAAGGGTAAAATGTTATTAGTTTCATTAGGACAAGGTGCTGGAAATATAGTTGATGGGCTTATAAGCAAGAATCCAAGGTATAATGGATTGTTTATAAATAGCAGTCTATTTGATATTAAGCCATTAAAAAATGCTGATATGTCAAAAAATGTATATTTATATCCAGGGACAGATGGTTCGGGAAGAGACAGAAATAAGTCTAAGGAGATGATATTAGATAATGTTAATGCAATAGGAACATTATTAAGTAAATATCTGTTAACAGAAGTAATTGTAGTATTTACAACTATGGCTGGCGGAACAGGTTCAGGAGCAATAAAGACTTTTATACAAATAGCCAAAAAAGTATTACCAAAGGCTAAAATTAATGTAGTAGCTATTTTACCTAGCTTAAAAGAAGATGAATTATCATTTAAAAATACTCTAGAATGTTGGAATGATATCAATAGTATTATGGATTTAATAAATGATGTTAAATTCGTTGATAACAATAAGAGAAATACTTATAGGGAAATTAATAATGAAGTAATTGAAAGTTTAGATTTAGCTTATAATATAACTGGAATTCATTCTGAAGGTAGTATTGATAATAGAGATTCATTAAGAATAAATACAGCAGAAGGGTCAGGCCTTGTTTTAAAGTTATATGATGGCCTAATGGATGCTAAAACTGCTGTTGATTTAGCTATAAAAAATAGTGTTTTTGTTCAACCTGATACATATGATTGTGATTATTTAGGAATTAATTTAAAAATTGATGGATATGATCCATATGAAGTATCTAAATTATTTGAAGTTTATAGAAGTACATATATTACATATAATAATAAAAATAATATAGTAGTTCTTGGAGGATGTGAAACTCCTACAGAGGCAATAAAGTTAATAAAGATGGCTTTAGATGATAAGAAAAAAAGAAAATTATCAAGAAATAAGAGAAGAAGTTTTATTATTGATTTAAATTCAGATAGTAAAGATAAGAAAGAAGAAATTGATTTAAGTAATAGTGAATTTGACGATTTACTTGAAGATAATTTTGTTGTATAA
- a CDS encoding helix-turn-helix domain-containing protein yields the protein MDNKERNKIQNKKRGEISHYSINQVADLLNENINNIKYYTNIFSDLLKIEIVDKELRYTNSDIDNLELLIRLKNRGMSLKEIHDYYNKLPLSDKEIKYSESNLLSVEELIDSIKKEQEIQLNNFKNQFIDDIQKANSLYLQNIVSIIIEAQNRNLSEFKEKFNKEVKEYIDSKFDNINEINSSLHKELISNTEELISNKINDRNEELKVSLQNDFNNFTQSFLNNNKLLIKEIQNLKRTVEAYTIQQEIELDNANKGLFNKILHLSNSK from the coding sequence ATGGATAATAAAGAAAGAAATAAAATTCAAAATAAAAAAAGAGGGGAAATCTCCCACTATTCTATTAATCAGGTAGCTGATTTATTAAATGAAAATATTAATAATATAAAGTACTACACTAATATTTTTAGCGATCTTCTAAAAATAGAAATAGTAGATAAAGAATTGCGTTATACTAATAGTGATATCGATAACTTAGAACTTTTAATAAGACTAAAAAATAGAGGTATGTCTCTAAAAGAAATTCATGATTATTATAATAAATTACCTTTAAGCGATAAGGAAATTAAATATTCAGAAAGTAATTTGTTATCTGTAGAGGAACTTATTGATTCCATTAAAAAGGAACAAGAAATACAACTTAATAATTTTAAAAACCAATTCATAGATGATATACAAAAAGCTAATTCATTGTATCTACAAAATATTGTTTCAATAATTATTGAAGCCCAAAATAGAAACTTAAGTGAATTTAAAGAAAAATTTAATAAGGAAGTTAAAGAGTACATAGATTCTAAATTTGATAATATTAATGAAATAAATTCAAGTTTACATAAGGAACTTATTAGCAATACTGAAGAATTAATTTCTAATAAAATTAACGATAGAAATGAAGAACTTAAAGTTTCTCTACAAAATGACTTTAATAACTTTACTCAATCATTTTTAAATAATAATAAACTTTTAATAAAAGAAATTCAAAATTTAAAAAGGACTGTTGAAGCGTATACTATCCAGCAAGAAATAGAACTAGATAATGCAAACAAAGGTTTATTTAATAAAATACTTCATTTATCTAATTCTAAATAA
- a CDS encoding iron-containing alcohol dehydrogenase family protein: MEFIYSMPTKVYFGKDVILKNKEVFSSIGRKALIVTGRNSAKRNGSYNDVVKALSDSRIDYILFDEVEENPSLETIEKGSIIGKDNNVDFVIGIGGGSPMDASKAIAVFIKNPEVKKDNIFSQKQLKSIPVIAIATTSGTGSEVTQYSIVTSNKEKTKKNLGQSVFPVAAFLDSKYTFDLPYEITVNTAIDAFTHLVEGYLNTNSNYMSEIYGEKGFELFKYCFKKLVNKELDPDFRNKVMLASTLAGMQIAQTGTSLPHGMGYPLTYFKGLPHGLANGILTIEYLRSFKDKTKIYRMLNLLGMNKLEELENIFNKLININIEITEEEIIEYSKNFASNKGKLKNHTEKVELEDIIQIYKKSLLK, encoded by the coding sequence ATGGAATTTATCTATTCAATGCCTACAAAAGTATATTTCGGCAAGGATGTTATTTTAAAAAACAAGGAAGTCTTCAGCAGTATAGGAAGAAAAGCTCTAATTGTTACAGGAAGAAACTCTGCTAAAAGAAATGGTTCTTATAATGATGTTGTTAAAGCCCTTTCTGATTCAAGAATAGACTACATACTTTTTGATGAAGTCGAAGAAAACCCTTCCTTAGAAACTATAGAAAAGGGCAGCATTATTGGAAAAGACAATAATGTTGATTTTGTTATTGGGATAGGCGGTGGCTCCCCCATGGATGCTTCAAAAGCCATTGCTGTTTTTATAAAAAATCCAGAAGTAAAAAAAGATAATATCTTTTCTCAAAAGCAACTAAAAAGTATTCCTGTAATTGCTATAGCTACAACTTCTGGAACAGGCTCAGAAGTTACTCAATATAGCATAGTAACTTCAAACAAAGAAAAAACAAAGAAAAATTTAGGACAATCAGTATTTCCTGTTGCAGCCTTTCTTGACAGTAAGTACACTTTTGACTTACCTTATGAAATAACTGTAAACACTGCAATTGATGCCTTTACCCATTTAGTTGAAGGCTATTTAAATACAAATAGCAATTATATGTCAGAAATTTACGGTGAAAAAGGCTTTGAATTATTTAAATACTGCTTTAAGAAACTTGTTAATAAAGAATTAGATCCTGACTTTAGAAACAAGGTTATGCTGGCATCTACTTTAGCTGGAATGCAAATTGCTCAAACTGGAACTTCCCTGCCTCATGGAATGGGATACCCCCTTACATATTTTAAGGGCCTTCCTCATGGCTTAGCTAATGGTATATTGACAATTGAATATTTAAGAAGCTTTAAAGATAAAACCAAAATATATAGAATGTTAAATCTATTAGGAATGAATAAGTTAGAGGAATTAGAAAATATCTTTAATAAATTAATTAATATAAATATCGAAATAACTGAAGAAGAAATAATAGAATATTCAAAGAACTTTGCTTCAAATAAAGGCAAATTAAAAAATCATACCGAAAAAGTAGAATTAGAAGATATAATACAAATTTATAAAAAAAGTCTTTTAAAATAG
- a CDS encoding histidinol-phosphatase HisJ family protein: protein MLADYHMHTNFSDDSTCEMEDEIKKAIALGLDEICFTEHVDYGVKTDLNCNYYEYRKEFNRCKERYKDKITLKFGIEFGMQLHTIDEFQKDFNENNFDFVILSCHQVDNKEFWTQDFQRGKTQKEYNEKYYEEILKVIKRYDDYSVLGHLDMIRRYDMKGIYPFENIKDIVTEILRHIILRGKGIEINTSSFRYKLDDLTPSRDILKLYRELGGTIITIGSDTHKEEDIGYKILEVREELKKLGFKQFCTFEKMKAIFHDL, encoded by the coding sequence ATGCTGGCAGATTATCATATGCATACTAATTTTAGTGATGATTCTACTTGTGAAATGGAAGATGAAATAAAAAAAGCAATAGCTTTAGGATTAGATGAAATTTGTTTTACCGAACATGTGGATTATGGAGTAAAAACAGATTTAAATTGTAATTATTATGAATATCGCAAGGAATTTAATAGATGTAAGGAAAGGTATAAAGATAAAATAACACTAAAATTTGGAATTGAATTTGGGATGCAGCTTCATACTATTGATGAATTTCAAAAGGATTTTAATGAAAATAACTTTGATTTTGTTATTCTTTCTTGTCATCAGGTAGATAATAAGGAATTTTGGACGCAAGACTTTCAAAGAGGAAAAACACAAAAAGAATATAATGAAAAATATTACGAAGAAATATTAAAGGTTATTAAAAGATATGATGACTATAGTGTTTTAGGACATTTAGATATGATTAGAAGGTACGATATGAAAGGAATTTATCCTTTTGAAAATATAAAGGATATAGTAACTGAAATTTTGAGACATATAATTTTAAGGGGAAAGGGAATTGAAATTAATACATCTTCCTTTAGATATAAATTAGATGACTTAACGCCTTCAAGGGATATACTAAAATTATATAGAGAATTAGGTGGAACGATAATTACCATAGGTTCAGATACTCATAAAGAAGAAGATATTGGTTACAAAATTTTGGAGGTTAGAGAGGAATTAAAAAAGCTTGGTTTTAAGCAGTTTTGTACCTTTGAAAAAATGAAAGCTATTTTTCATGATTTATAA
- a CDS encoding protein adenylyltransferase SelO, which translates to MGYNKSKTGLNLENTYIELPDIFFRRESPSSVPKPRLVVFNYSLAASLGLNSKELQSNYGVDILAGNKVLEGTEAIAQSYAGHQFGHFTMLGDGRAVLLGEHISPKGERVDIQLKGSGRTPYSRGGDGKAALGPMLREYIISEAMFALGIPTTRSLAVVETGEKIIREDLLQGAVLTRIAASHLRVGTFQFAAQWGSIDDLKALADYAIQRHYPNVDKDENKYLAFFKAVVKAQAELVAKWQLVGFIHGVMNTDNMTISGETIDYGPCAFMDTYSSDTVFSSIDRYGRYAYGNQPSIAAWNLARFAESLLPLIHIEQDEAVKSAQEAVAEFENIFMDNWLSGMRAKLGIFNEEERDQELIEELLDLMEKEKADYTNTFRALTLDKIEDVKMSNTEEFKVWYEKWHERLKRQPESKSSVMQLMRSCNPAVIPRNHRVEEALEAAVEKGDYSVMNKLLYVLSRPFAYVEEQEEYAKLPKASKEAYRTFCGT; encoded by the coding sequence ATGGGTTACAATAAATCAAAAACTGGATTAAATTTAGAGAATACTTATATTGAACTTCCAGATATATTTTTTAGAAGGGAAAGTCCAAGCTCTGTACCCAAACCTAGATTAGTTGTATTTAATTATTCCTTGGCAGCTTCTTTAGGATTAAATTCTAAGGAACTACAAAGTAATTATGGTGTAGATATTCTTGCTGGAAATAAGGTTTTAGAAGGAACAGAAGCTATTGCTCAATCCTATGCTGGACATCAATTTGGGCATTTTACAATGCTTGGTGATGGAAGAGCTGTCCTTCTTGGGGAGCATATAAGCCCTAAGGGGGAGAGAGTTGATATTCAGCTAAAAGGTTCAGGAAGAACACCTTATTCTAGAGGTGGAGATGGTAAAGCAGCTTTAGGTCCGATGTTAAGAGAATATATAATAAGTGAAGCAATGTTTGCTCTTGGGATACCTACTACAAGAAGTTTGGCAGTAGTCGAAACAGGAGAAAAGATAATTCGTGAAGATCTTTTGCAAGGTGCAGTATTAACCCGTATTGCAGCAAGTCACTTGCGTGTTGGAACTTTTCAATTTGCAGCCCAATGGGGATCAATAGATGATCTGAAAGCTTTAGCTGATTATGCTATACAAAGACATTATCCAAATGTGGACAAGGATGAGAACAAATATTTAGCTTTTTTTAAAGCTGTTGTAAAAGCTCAAGCAGAACTTGTGGCTAAATGGCAGTTAGTTGGTTTTATTCACGGAGTTATGAATACTGATAATATGACAATTAGTGGAGAAACAATTGACTATGGCCCTTGTGCCTTTATGGATACTTATAGTTCTGATACTGTTTTTAGTTCAATCGATAGATATGGCCGTTATGCTTATGGAAATCAGCCAAGTATTGCTGCTTGGAATTTAGCAAGATTTGCTGAAAGCTTATTGCCTTTAATACATATTGAACAAGATGAAGCTGTTAAGTCAGCACAAGAAGCAGTTGCTGAATTTGAAAATATTTTTATGGATAACTGGCTATCTGGCATGAGAGCTAAACTTGGAATTTTTAATGAAGAAGAGAGAGATCAAGAATTAATAGAAGAACTTTTAGATCTTATGGAAAAAGAAAAGGCTGATTATACTAATACCTTTAGAGCCTTAACTCTTGATAAAATAGAAGATGTAAAAATGTCTAACACAGAAGAGTTTAAAGTTTGGTATGAAAAGTGGCATGAAAGATTAAAAAGACAGCCAGAGTCAAAATCTTCAGTAATGCAGCTTATGAGAAGCTGCAACCCAGCAGTTATTCCACGTAACCATAGAGTTGAAGAAGCATTAGAAGCTGCAGTTGAAAAGGGGGATTATAGTGTCATGAATAAGCTTTTATATGTTTTATCAAGACCTTTTGCTTATGTAGAAGAACAGGAAGAATATGCAAAATTGCCTAAAGCATCAAAGGAAGCTTATAGAACTTTTTGTGGAACATAA
- a CDS encoding N-acetylmuramoyl-L-alanine amidase → MRKYYYIFMIILLSFFPINQKIEQENQDYTLTQEVSLNFKEELKINDMFLPNENSRPREKEITHVMIHFMSNVSINYKDPYNIYDIYDIFLDYGVSAHYVIGRYGEIYSMVPEDRVAYHAGQGSLEGFPDYENKMNDYSIGIELLAIGTKEEMLPMISAEQYDLVDQSLIGYTDAQYNSLNLLIENILKDNPSIIKDRKHFIGHDEYSKGVKTDPGSLFDWKRIGL, encoded by the coding sequence ATGAGAAAATATTATTATATATTTATGATTATTTTACTTTCATTTTTTCCTATAAATCAAAAAATAGAACAAGAAAATCAAGATTATACTTTAACACAAGAAGTATCTTTAAATTTTAAGGAAGAACTTAAAATTAATGATATGTTTCTTCCTAATGAAAATTCAAGGCCTCGTGAAAAAGAAATAACTCATGTAATGATACATTTTATGAGTAATGTTTCAATTAACTATAAAGATCCTTATAATATTTATGACATTTATGATATTTTCTTAGATTATGGTGTGTCTGCTCATTATGTTATTGGAAGATATGGAGAAATATATTCTATGGTACCAGAGGACAGGGTAGCATATCATGCTGGTCAAGGAAGCCTTGAGGGTTTTCCTGACTATGAAAATAAAATGAATGATTATTCTATTGGTATTGAACTTCTTGCTATTGGAACAAAAGAAGAAATGCTACCTATGATATCTGCAGAGCAATATGATTTAGTTGATCAATCCTTAATAGGATATACAGATGCTCAGTATAACTCTCTTAACTTATTAATAGAAAATATATTAAAAGATAATCCATCTATAATAAAAGATAGAAAACATTTTATAGGTCATGATGAATATTCTAAAGGAGTAAAAACTGATCCGGGTTCTTTATTTGACTGGAAAAGAATAGGCTTGTAA